From a single Papaver somniferum cultivar HN1 unplaced genomic scaffold, ASM357369v1 unplaced-scaffold_133, whole genome shotgun sequence genomic region:
- the LOC113333603 gene encoding uncharacterized protein LOC113333603, whose product MRVFYWNTQGLAKYGARSKLHELYFLHKPGVICIAEPHVFCSVHFVRSLELVDFCEDVITNEVDGEKGNVWILWRNTLFRPDILSTSKQEITVNFAGDFITAVHASYNLVVRKRLWRQLGLGFISIPWLVLGDFNYVLCLEEKKGGRPIKEVYMNEFRSWISDNGLVEADAIGKKYTWSNYRSGAQRIVSKHDRAVVNDAWCYKYANWRCKAFPRVCSDHPTLFGFAFENPRPARVPFRIQKMWLSHPGFMQLVEENWSLDLNGAPPFHAELKLETENDLLDYDLDDEFQFLRVADTKKNVDDDEIKDFIVNHYQAKFNGGDVHIDPVLFDIEHESISVTESAYMDDIPSLEEVRVAVFDLGADYAPGPDGFTGSFYRQCWDIISRDLFNEIANCWIITKIMATRLGTVLNNMISEEQVAFMNGRNIHENIALASEFINEINTEKKHGNVGLKLDISQAFDTISVMINGCPEGYFSITRGLRQGDPLSPLIFVLIEDVLSRNLSKLFANHSMNVMVNKKGVAPTHLLFADDILIFCRGNLHSLQNFKNMLVLYERASGQCVNYAKSKFYFGGDRIYRAISISNYLGMERTMFPDKYLGIQLKPGMVRHIHVRQVVENIMDKLDGWKGKLLSFQARLVLIKSVISSYVIHSMVVYKCPCTVIKQVERAIRNFHWSGDAEKLKYFTVLYDDLCLPKREGGLGIKKLNDVNRSMLMKLWIYIKILARFLKAKYFKINGNLINYKLGSSVFPGICLVYYFVQKHTCSIIDLMIRCNIDVENLPVIAGGEDYKIWDLDSKGVFLVKSAKVALKMPAEFVPCANLFTRQVVHPTLSVQYWKIWAKQCCASEENIIKKTGRSMPTMCRLCRKSCETLSHITLHCRVARRIWAWVAGIFKLDPSEDLVDSYKAAKGRSRMIKDMWLVANLAIVTELWKLRNKSYFDNMFGQWPGFKGRVYQIMQNVYPIEISWNPPNQDEIMICCDGASFGNPDQAGSGVVFHDANSEVLGVLCIGLGWKTNFYAEVCAIIYGAIMAKRWNMRSICIRSDSKSCIQAFQKGELPLQLVQKWKIAKSYYTNVRYIHSYREVNLSADASTKQACLLAEDIFEFFEGRQGFIPSVKWPGRVYYRFN is encoded by the exons ATGCGTGTTTTTTATTGGAACACTCAAGGCTTGGCTAAGTATGGTGCAAGATCCAAGTTGCATGAGCTTTATTTCTTGCACAAACCTGGCGTAATTTGCATTGCAGAGCCGCATGTTTTCTGCAGTGTACATTTTGTTAGGTCGCTTGAATTggttgatttttgtgaagatgttattacaAATGAGGTTGATGGAGAAAAAGGTAATGTTtggattttatggagaaatacTCTATTTAGGCCTGATATTTTATCTACTTCAAAGCAAGAAATTACTGTGAATTTTGCGGGGGATTTCATTACGGCTGTTCATGCTTCTTATAATCTGGTGGTAAGAAAGAGACTTTGGCGTCAATTGGGTTTAGGTTTTATATCTATTCCTTGGTTGGTGTTGGGAGATTTTAATTACGTTTTATGCTTGGAGGAAAAGAAGGGTGGAAGGCCGATCAAAGaggtttatatgaatgagttTCGTAGCTGGATttctgacaatggtttggttgaGGCTGATGCTATTGGTAAaaaatatacttggtctaattaTAGAAGTGGAGCTCAAAGAATTGTCTCTAAACATGATAGAGCGGTTGTTAATGATGCTTGGTGCTATAAGTATGCGAACTGGAGATGCAAGGCCTTTCCTAGGGTTTGTTCAGATCATCCCACCCTTTTTGGGTTTGCCTTTGAAAATCCAAGGCCTGCTAGAGTTCCTTTTCGAATTCAGAAGATGTGGCTTTCCCATCCAGGTTTTATGCAGTTAGTTGAGGAGAACTGGAGTTTGGATCTTAATGGTGCCCCCCCTTTT CATGCTGAATTGAAACTTGAAACTGAGAATGATCTTCTTGATTATGATCTGGATGATGAGTTTCAATTCCTAAGGGTTGCGGATACCAAAAAGAATGTTGATGAT gatgagatAAAGGATTTCATTGTTAACCATTATCAGGCCAAGTTCAATGGTGGCGACGTTCATATTGATCCAGTTTTATTTGATATTGAACATGAGAGCATTTCAGTTACTGAGAGTGCTTATATGGATGATATTCCATCTTTGGAGGAAGTTAGAGTGGCGGTTTTTGACTTGGGAGCTGATTATGCGCCTGGCCCAGATGGCTTCACAGGCTCTTTCTATAGACAGTGCTGggacattatttctagagatctctTTAATGAAATTGCAAACTGTTG gATCATTACTAAGATTATGGCTACCAGGCTTGGTACTGTGCTAAATAATATGAtatctgaagagcaagtggcgtttatgaatgGTAGAAACATTCATGAGAATATAGCTTTGGCGTCTGAATTTATCAATGAGATCAATACGGAAAAGAAGCATGGAaatgttggcctcaaactggatatttctcaagcttttgatacg ATTTCTGTCATGATTAATGGCTGCCCTGAAGGTTATTTCAGTATTACTAGAGGtctgcgtcaaggtgatcctctctcACCTTTGatctttgttcttattgaagatgttttaagtCGCAATCTTTCCAAGTTGTTTGCAAATCATAGTATGAATGTTATGGTTAATAAAAAAGGAGTGGCGCCTACACACTTACTTTTCGCGGATGATATCCTTATATTCTGCAGAGGTAATCTTCATAGTttgcaaaattttaaaaatatgcTTGTTTTGTATGAACGTGCGTCTGGCCAGTGCGTAAACTATGCAAAGAGCAAGTTTTATTTTGGAGGTGATAGAATTTATCGTGCTATTTCTATTTCTAACTATTTGGGTATGGAGAGAACTATGTTTCCGGATAAATACTTAGGTATTCAATTGAAACCTGGTATGGTTCGGCATATTCATGTTCGCCAAGTTGTTGAGAATATTATGGACAAGCTGGATGGCTGGAAAGGTAAACTTTTATCATTTCAGGCAAGGCTTGTGCTAATTAAGTCGGTGATTTCTAGTTATGTTATTCATTCTATGGTTGTTTATAAATGTCCATGCACGGTTATTAAGCAAGTTGAGAGGGCCATTAGAAATTTTCATTGGTCCGGTGATGCTGAGAAACTCAAATATTTTACGGTTCTATATGATGATCTATGTCTCCCAAAGCGTGAAGGTGGTCTTGGCATTAAGAAGTTAAATGATGTTAATAGGTCTATGCTAATGAAGCTCTGGATTTATATCAAGATTTTGGCCAGATTTTTGAAGGCAAAATACTTTAAGATCAATGGCAATCTGATAaattataagttgggttcttcggtttttcctgGAATTTGTTTGGTTTACTATTTTGTGCAGAAGCATACatgctcaattatag ATTTGATGATTCGTTGTAATATTGATGTGGAAAATTTGCCTGTTATTGCTGGTGGTGAGGATTATAAAATTTGGGATTTAGATAGCAAAGGCGTTTTTTTAGTTAAGTCGGCTAAGGTCGCTCTTAAGATGCCGGCAGAATTTGTGCCTTGTGCAAATCTGTTTACTAGACAGGTTGTGCACCCTACCTTGAGTGTGCAATACTGGAAGATTTGGGCCAAGCAATGTTGTGCTAGTGAAGAAAATATTATTAAGAAGACAGGTAGGAGCATGCCTACTATGTGCCGCTTATGCAGGAAAAGTTGCGAAACTCTTAGCCACATCACTTTGCATTGCAGAGTTGCTAGGAGGATTTGGGCTTGGGTGGCTGGAATTTTCAAGCTGGATCCAAGTGAAGACCTAGTGGACTCGTATAAGGCTGCTAAGGGTCGAAGTAGAATGATAAAGGACATGTGGTtggttgcaaatcttgcaattgtCACGGAGTTATGGAAGTTACGTAATAAGTCTTATTTTGATAATATGTTTGGTCAATGGCCGGGCTTTAAGGGGAGAGtttatcag ATCATGCAAAACGTCTAcccaattgagattagttggaATCCTcctaatcaagatgaaatcatgatctgttgtgatggtgcatctttCGGAAACCCAGACCAAGCTGGTTCAGGTGTTGTTTTCCATGATGCAAATTCGGAGGTGCTTGGTGTTCTTTGTATTGGCCTTGGTTGGAAAACAAATTTCTACGCGGAAGTATGTGCGATTATTTATGGTGCGATTATGGCTAAGAGATGGAATATGCGGAGTATTTGCATTCGTTCTGATTCGAAGAGttgcattcaagcttttcaaaagggTGAGCTGCCTTTGCAGCTGGTGCAAAAGTGGAAAATTGCGAAGTCTTACTACACCAACGTTCGTTATATTCATAGTTATAGGGAGGTTAATTTATCAGCTGATGCCTCGACCAAGCAAGCATGTTTGCTGGCTgaggatatttttgagttttttgaGGGTAGGCAAGGTTTTATTCCATCTGTGAAATGGCCTGGAAGGGTTTATTATCGTTTCAATTAG
- the LOC113333604 gene encoding uncharacterized protein LOC113333604, with the protein MGYVLEDLDILGVRDLADDAATISLDLEKEEEELNKVYDEQKKIADDMAKAADLAKIEQDALLAKLQNTRQLLMEKKRQEEEKRAQEEDGILDIEKQQQEVAQQDVSQTQQVQDSLLVTGELQSNYVLEKIDDGFSSPTRTARRSSPVRTDKVLETANMFETGIEDSEDEEESIEVDALPIKENPPDSLQSASTSNVETENEKLEWSAAKYEEDKLKRELVENKKLDNLDKKGAVKTAPKKKSKPGAKPVEDDGQVVRRGRSQTRKEDDKGLESPSRSMVN; encoded by the exons atgggttatgtaTTGGAGGATTTAGACATACTGGGTGTC CGTGATCTTGCTGATGATGCTGCTACAATCTCTTTGGACcttgaaaaggaagaagaagaacttaaCAAAGTTTATGATGAACAAAAAAAGATAGCTGATGATATGGCTAAAGCTGCAGATCTTGCAAAAATAGAACAAGATGCTCTCTTGGCTAAATTGCAAAACACTAGACAATTGCTTATGGAAAAGAAGAGGCAAGAGGAAGAAAAGCGTGCTCAAGAAGAAGATGGTATTTTGGACATagagaaacaacaacaagaagttgCTCAACAAGATGTTTCACAAACGCAACAAGTTCAAGACTCACTCTTAGTAACAGGTGAGCTGCAATCTAATTATGTTTTGGAAAAAATTGATGATGGTTTTAGTTCTCCAACTAGAACGGCTAGAAGATCCTCTCCAGTTCGAACTGACAAAGTTCTTGAGACTGCTAATATGTTTGAAACTGGTATTGAagatagtgaagatgaagaagaaagcaTTGAAGTTGATGCATTGCCTATTAAGGAAAATCCGCCAGATTCTTTGCAATCTGCTAGTACTAGTAACGTAGAGACTGAAAATGAAAAATTGGAATGGAGTGCCGCTAAATATGAGGAAGATAAACTTAAAAGAGAGTTAGTTGAGAATAAGAAGTTGGATAATTTGGATAAGAAGGGCGCTGTTAAAACCGCGCCAAAAAAGAAAAGCAAACCTGGTGCCAAGCCAGTTGAGGATGATGGCCAAGTTGTTAGAAGAGGTAGAAGTCAGACACGCAAAGAAGATGATAAGGGTTTAGAAAGCCCTTCAAGGAGCATGGTTAATTAA